The Nomia melanderi isolate GNS246 chromosome 7, iyNomMela1, whole genome shotgun sequence genome includes a window with the following:
- the Nbr gene encoding exonuclease mut-7 homolog isoform X2 encodes MAIEINKPTYRIVNYDAEDDDLKSFSQIDEATKEWLKNCEHIWKFWKKCDRIKTTLIEYFESAPNPYLSTLRIIVNISDFKQIKPKSSVAFTVIEEFTKWLEPRKSSYKYLLDVNLKIAAFRLVNKQRNMEFIQLVADTYDFLEHKEKFIDLIKNMIVKKQFKEAAQCVTMLKLQKHYQDIEVLLLPLILQNKLSIVEQFIADEPEIQKSLIQYLDNLITSDSNMNSQLNKIIEEYNIPDIKISTTEIKPMTKLIVRFVKLYNLPSEICQNVNKKRSTGALRFLIYKRYTDYSLSLESWREMALETVGNDTNLQQELIRMLINVRDAREGLYWTKMFKIPIQQWPSEILYEAKHMKSEGASTSKGEAYDWEVTDESANYYELHLPRDSICVVDNSQKFEEFLDNGLKGVSVVGIDLEWKPTFGTKQTELALIQIATHNKVYILDVTTMANESRGLWAELALILFVDTNILKLGFGIAQDMAMIRDSLPVFSNMKTHGPGYIDIVHLWQKLVDEYKFVFPHEYDTPLLKNNLSKLVELCFGQKLNKSNQFSNWEQRPLRESQIVYAALDAYCLLEVYEVMKTHCTRLDIPFTNICLEIQHIPQKTPKTSQSTKKSTHEPRIPASEHQNLQQKHHSTKPELHLMKINNPNNIHQDWSQMCKKRIQIHMWRVVCDLQLSGLASKLRMCGCDCIRLPIIKAVDVSKQQNRVLLTNKHYLKFSQYFMPGQFYFVRNDFPNKQLRQVLNHFGISVTQRHIFSRCKVCNCNEFAKVPRFEMDQIIERYYRDKPGSYQINKKNHFGASNLNNNTYNYEQIEDRRWILNQNSINVKEFSTKYHVEIKIDQLPIEDLKNEEWLYICEKCGKVYCLGSTFEDTLNHYHDLLKV; translated from the exons ATggcaattgaaattaataaaccgACGTATCGCATAGTAAATTATGATGCCGAAGATGACGATTTAAAATCTTTTTCTCAAATAGATGAGGCTACAAAAGAATGGCTTAAGAATTGTGAACATATATGGAAGTTCT GGAAAAAGTGTGACAGAATAAAAACAACACTgatagaatattttgaaagtgcACCTAATCCGTATTTAAGTACTTTACGTATCATAGTAAACATCtcagattttaaacaaataaaaccaaaGTCATCTGTAGCATTTACAG TTATTGAGGAATTTACAAAATGGTTGGAACCACGAAAAAGTtcatataaatatcttttagatgtaaatttaaaaatagctGCATTTCGGTTAGTTAATAAACAAAGGAATATGGAATTCATTCAGTTAGTTGCAGATACATATGATTTTCTAGaacataaagaaaaattcattgattTAATTAAG aatATGATTGTAAAAAAGCAATTCAAAGAAGCAGCACAATGTGTAACTATGCTCAAATTACAAAAACATTATCAAGATATAGAGGTTTTGTTGTTGCcacttattttacaaaataagttGTCAATTGTCGAACAGTTTATTGCTGATGAGCCAGAAATACAAAAGTCTTTAATTCAATACTtggataatttaattacatcgGATAGCAATATGAATAGTCAGCTCAATAAAATAATCGA AGAATACAATATACCAGATATAAAGATATCAACAACAGAAATAAAACCAATGACTAAACTGATAGTACGTTTTGTCAAATTATATAATCTTCCATCGGAAATTTGTcagaatgtaaataaaaaacgaAGTACGGGTGCTCTACGCTTTCTCATATATAAACGTTACACGGATTATAGTCTAA GCCTTGAAAGTTGGAGAGAAATGGCACTAGAAACAGTTGGAAATGACACAAACTTACAACAAGAGCTGATTAGAATGCTAATTAATGTAAGAGATGCAAGAGAAGGGCTCTATTGGactaaaatgttcaaaataccTATACAACAGTGGCCATCAGAGATTTTGTATGAAGCTAAACACATGAAATCAGAAG GAGCTTCTACTAGTAAAGGAGAGGCGTACGACTGGGAAGTCACTGATGAGTCTgcaaattattatgaattacaTTTACCGAGAGACTCTATTTGTGTAGTAGATAATTCccaaaaatttgaagaatttcttGATAACGGGTTGAAAGGTGTTTCTGTCGTCGGTATTGATTTAGAATGGAAACCTACTTTTG GTACAAAACAGACTGAATTAGCTTTAATACAAATAGCTACTCATAATAAAGTCTACATTTTAGATGTAACTACTATGGCAAATGAATCAAGGGGATTGTGGGCTGAATTGGCCTTGATTTTATTTGTAGATACGAATATATTAAAACTTg GATTTGGAATTGCCCAAGATATGGCAATGATACGCGATAGTCTCCCAGTTTTCTCAAATATGAAGACACATGGACCAGGATACATAGACATAGTACATTTGTGGCAAAAATTAGTTGATGAGTATAAGTTTGTATTTCCACATGAGTACGACACGCcgcttttaaaaaataatttaagcaAATTGGTGGAGCTTTGTTTTGgacaaaaactaaataaatctaatcaattttccaattgGGAACAGCGACCCTTAAGAGAGAGCCAAATCGTATATGccg CACTAGACGCATATTGCTTATTGGAAGTATACGAAGTCATGAAAACTCATTGTACGCGTCTAGACATACCGTTTACAAATATTTGCTTGGAAATACAGCACATTCCGCAGAAAACGCCAAAAACAAGTCAAAGTACAAAAAAGAGTACACATGAA ccACGTATACCTGCAAGTGAGCATCAGAATCTACAACAAAAGCATCATTCAACAAAACCAGAATTACatctaatgaaaattaataatccaaATAACATACATCAAGATTGGTCACAAATGTgtaaaaaaagaatacaaatccATATGTGGCGAGTCGTCTGTGATTTACAGTTAAGTGGATTAGCCAGCAAATTACGAATGTGTGGTTGTGATTGTATTCGTCTACCGATTATTAAAGCCGTAGACGTATCAAAACAACAAAACAGAGTACTTTTAACTAATAAGCATTACCTTAAG TTTTCGCAATATTTTATGCCTGGGCAATTTTATTTTGTGCGAAATGATTTCCCTAATAAACAGTTACGACAAGTATTGAATCACTTCGGTATTTCGGTTACGCAAAGGCATATTTTTTCACGATGTAAAGTTTGTAATTGCAATGAATTCGCAAAAGTTCCCAGATTTGAAATGGATCAAATTATTGAAAg ATATTATAGAGACAAGCCTGGAAGTTATcaaataaataagaagaatcATTTTGGTGCAagcaatttaaataataatacttataattatGAACAAATCGAAGATCGGCGATGGATCTTAAATCAGAATTCCATAAACGTGAAAGAATTCTCGACCAAATATCACGTAGAAATTAAGATTGACCAGTTACCCATAGAAGATCTCAAAAATGAGGAATGGTTGTACATATGTGAAAAGTGCGGGAAGGTGTACTGTCTTGGAAGTACTTTCGAAGATACGCTAAATCATTATCATGACTTACTCAAAGTCTAG
- the Nbr gene encoding exonuclease mut-7 homolog isoform X3, which translates to MAIEINKPTYRIVNYDAEDDDLKSFSQIDEATKEWLKNCEHIWKFFIEEFTKWLEPRKSSYKYLLDVNLKIAAFRLVNKQRNMEFIQLVADTYDFLEHKEKFIDLIKNMIVKKQFKEAAQCVTMLKLQKHYQDIEVLLLPLILQNKLSIVEQFIADEPEIQKSLIQYLDNLITSDSNMNSQLNKIIEEYNIPDIKISTTEIKPMTKLIVRFVKLYNLPSEICQNVNKKRSTGALRFLIYKRYTDYSLSLESWREMALETVGNDTNLQQELIRMLINVRDAREGLYWTKMFKIPIQQWPSEILYEAKHMKSEVMIEGASTSKGEAYDWEVTDESANYYELHLPRDSICVVDNSQKFEEFLDNGLKGVSVVGIDLEWKPTFGTKQTELALIQIATHNKVYILDVTTMANESRGLWAELALILFVDTNILKLGFGIAQDMAMIRDSLPVFSNMKTHGPGYIDIVHLWQKLVDEYKFVFPHEYDTPLLKNNLSKLVELCFGQKLNKSNQFSNWEQRPLRESQIVYAALDAYCLLEVYEVMKTHCTRLDIPFTNICLEIQHIPQKTPKTSQSTKKSTHEPRIPASEHQNLQQKHHSTKPELHLMKINNPNNIHQDWSQMCKKRIQIHMWRVVCDLQLSGLASKLRMCGCDCIRLPIIKAVDVSKQQNRVLLTNKHYLKFSQYFMPGQFYFVRNDFPNKQLRQVLNHFGISVTQRHIFSRCKVCNCNEFAKVPRFEMDQIIERYYRDKPGSYQINKKNHFGASNLNNNTYNYEQIEDRRWILNQNSINVKEFSTKYHVEIKIDQLPIEDLKNEEWLYICEKCGKVYCLGSTFEDTLNHYHDLLKV; encoded by the exons ATggcaattgaaattaataaaccgACGTATCGCATAGTAAATTATGATGCCGAAGATGACGATTTAAAATCTTTTTCTCAAATAGATGAGGCTACAAAAGAATGGCTTAAGAATTGTGAACATATATGGAAGTTCT TTATTGAGGAATTTACAAAATGGTTGGAACCACGAAAAAGTtcatataaatatcttttagatgtaaatttaaaaatagctGCATTTCGGTTAGTTAATAAACAAAGGAATATGGAATTCATTCAGTTAGTTGCAGATACATATGATTTTCTAGaacataaagaaaaattcattgattTAATTAAG aatATGATTGTAAAAAAGCAATTCAAAGAAGCAGCACAATGTGTAACTATGCTCAAATTACAAAAACATTATCAAGATATAGAGGTTTTGTTGTTGCcacttattttacaaaataagttGTCAATTGTCGAACAGTTTATTGCTGATGAGCCAGAAATACAAAAGTCTTTAATTCAATACTtggataatttaattacatcgGATAGCAATATGAATAGTCAGCTCAATAAAATAATCGA AGAATACAATATACCAGATATAAAGATATCAACAACAGAAATAAAACCAATGACTAAACTGATAGTACGTTTTGTCAAATTATATAATCTTCCATCGGAAATTTGTcagaatgtaaataaaaaacgaAGTACGGGTGCTCTACGCTTTCTCATATATAAACGTTACACGGATTATAGTCTAA GCCTTGAAAGTTGGAGAGAAATGGCACTAGAAACAGTTGGAAATGACACAAACTTACAACAAGAGCTGATTAGAATGCTAATTAATGTAAGAGATGCAAGAGAAGGGCTCTATTGGactaaaatgttcaaaataccTATACAACAGTGGCCATCAGAGATTTTGTATGAAGCTAAACACATGAAATCAGAAG TCATGATTGAAGGAGCTTCTACTAGTAAAGGAGAGGCGTACGACTGGGAAGTCACTGATGAGTCTgcaaattattatgaattacaTTTACCGAGAGACTCTATTTGTGTAGTAGATAATTCccaaaaatttgaagaatttcttGATAACGGGTTGAAAGGTGTTTCTGTCGTCGGTATTGATTTAGAATGGAAACCTACTTTTG GTACAAAACAGACTGAATTAGCTTTAATACAAATAGCTACTCATAATAAAGTCTACATTTTAGATGTAACTACTATGGCAAATGAATCAAGGGGATTGTGGGCTGAATTGGCCTTGATTTTATTTGTAGATACGAATATATTAAAACTTg GATTTGGAATTGCCCAAGATATGGCAATGATACGCGATAGTCTCCCAGTTTTCTCAAATATGAAGACACATGGACCAGGATACATAGACATAGTACATTTGTGGCAAAAATTAGTTGATGAGTATAAGTTTGTATTTCCACATGAGTACGACACGCcgcttttaaaaaataatttaagcaAATTGGTGGAGCTTTGTTTTGgacaaaaactaaataaatctaatcaattttccaattgGGAACAGCGACCCTTAAGAGAGAGCCAAATCGTATATGccg CACTAGACGCATATTGCTTATTGGAAGTATACGAAGTCATGAAAACTCATTGTACGCGTCTAGACATACCGTTTACAAATATTTGCTTGGAAATACAGCACATTCCGCAGAAAACGCCAAAAACAAGTCAAAGTACAAAAAAGAGTACACATGAA ccACGTATACCTGCAAGTGAGCATCAGAATCTACAACAAAAGCATCATTCAACAAAACCAGAATTACatctaatgaaaattaataatccaaATAACATACATCAAGATTGGTCACAAATGTgtaaaaaaagaatacaaatccATATGTGGCGAGTCGTCTGTGATTTACAGTTAAGTGGATTAGCCAGCAAATTACGAATGTGTGGTTGTGATTGTATTCGTCTACCGATTATTAAAGCCGTAGACGTATCAAAACAACAAAACAGAGTACTTTTAACTAATAAGCATTACCTTAAG TTTTCGCAATATTTTATGCCTGGGCAATTTTATTTTGTGCGAAATGATTTCCCTAATAAACAGTTACGACAAGTATTGAATCACTTCGGTATTTCGGTTACGCAAAGGCATATTTTTTCACGATGTAAAGTTTGTAATTGCAATGAATTCGCAAAAGTTCCCAGATTTGAAATGGATCAAATTATTGAAAg ATATTATAGAGACAAGCCTGGAAGTTATcaaataaataagaagaatcATTTTGGTGCAagcaatttaaataataatacttataattatGAACAAATCGAAGATCGGCGATGGATCTTAAATCAGAATTCCATAAACGTGAAAGAATTCTCGACCAAATATCACGTAGAAATTAAGATTGACCAGTTACCCATAGAAGATCTCAAAAATGAGGAATGGTTGTACATATGTGAAAAGTGCGGGAAGGTGTACTGTCTTGGAAGTACTTTCGAAGATACGCTAAATCATTATCATGACTTACTCAAAGTCTAG
- the Nbr gene encoding exonuclease mut-7 homolog isoform X1, with protein MAIEINKPTYRIVNYDAEDDDLKSFSQIDEATKEWLKNCEHIWKFWKKCDRIKTTLIEYFESAPNPYLSTLRIIVNISDFKQIKPKSSVAFTVIEEFTKWLEPRKSSYKYLLDVNLKIAAFRLVNKQRNMEFIQLVADTYDFLEHKEKFIDLIKNMIVKKQFKEAAQCVTMLKLQKHYQDIEVLLLPLILQNKLSIVEQFIADEPEIQKSLIQYLDNLITSDSNMNSQLNKIIEEYNIPDIKISTTEIKPMTKLIVRFVKLYNLPSEICQNVNKKRSTGALRFLIYKRYTDYSLSLESWREMALETVGNDTNLQQELIRMLINVRDAREGLYWTKMFKIPIQQWPSEILYEAKHMKSEVMIEGASTSKGEAYDWEVTDESANYYELHLPRDSICVVDNSQKFEEFLDNGLKGVSVVGIDLEWKPTFGTKQTELALIQIATHNKVYILDVTTMANESRGLWAELALILFVDTNILKLGFGIAQDMAMIRDSLPVFSNMKTHGPGYIDIVHLWQKLVDEYKFVFPHEYDTPLLKNNLSKLVELCFGQKLNKSNQFSNWEQRPLRESQIVYAALDAYCLLEVYEVMKTHCTRLDIPFTNICLEIQHIPQKTPKTSQSTKKSTHEPRIPASEHQNLQQKHHSTKPELHLMKINNPNNIHQDWSQMCKKRIQIHMWRVVCDLQLSGLASKLRMCGCDCIRLPIIKAVDVSKQQNRVLLTNKHYLKFSQYFMPGQFYFVRNDFPNKQLRQVLNHFGISVTQRHIFSRCKVCNCNEFAKVPRFEMDQIIERYYRDKPGSYQINKKNHFGASNLNNNTYNYEQIEDRRWILNQNSINVKEFSTKYHVEIKIDQLPIEDLKNEEWLYICEKCGKVYCLGSTFEDTLNHYHDLLKV; from the exons ATggcaattgaaattaataaaccgACGTATCGCATAGTAAATTATGATGCCGAAGATGACGATTTAAAATCTTTTTCTCAAATAGATGAGGCTACAAAAGAATGGCTTAAGAATTGTGAACATATATGGAAGTTCT GGAAAAAGTGTGACAGAATAAAAACAACACTgatagaatattttgaaagtgcACCTAATCCGTATTTAAGTACTTTACGTATCATAGTAAACATCtcagattttaaacaaataaaaccaaaGTCATCTGTAGCATTTACAG TTATTGAGGAATTTACAAAATGGTTGGAACCACGAAAAAGTtcatataaatatcttttagatgtaaatttaaaaatagctGCATTTCGGTTAGTTAATAAACAAAGGAATATGGAATTCATTCAGTTAGTTGCAGATACATATGATTTTCTAGaacataaagaaaaattcattgattTAATTAAG aatATGATTGTAAAAAAGCAATTCAAAGAAGCAGCACAATGTGTAACTATGCTCAAATTACAAAAACATTATCAAGATATAGAGGTTTTGTTGTTGCcacttattttacaaaataagttGTCAATTGTCGAACAGTTTATTGCTGATGAGCCAGAAATACAAAAGTCTTTAATTCAATACTtggataatttaattacatcgGATAGCAATATGAATAGTCAGCTCAATAAAATAATCGA AGAATACAATATACCAGATATAAAGATATCAACAACAGAAATAAAACCAATGACTAAACTGATAGTACGTTTTGTCAAATTATATAATCTTCCATCGGAAATTTGTcagaatgtaaataaaaaacgaAGTACGGGTGCTCTACGCTTTCTCATATATAAACGTTACACGGATTATAGTCTAA GCCTTGAAAGTTGGAGAGAAATGGCACTAGAAACAGTTGGAAATGACACAAACTTACAACAAGAGCTGATTAGAATGCTAATTAATGTAAGAGATGCAAGAGAAGGGCTCTATTGGactaaaatgttcaaaataccTATACAACAGTGGCCATCAGAGATTTTGTATGAAGCTAAACACATGAAATCAGAAG TCATGATTGAAGGAGCTTCTACTAGTAAAGGAGAGGCGTACGACTGGGAAGTCACTGATGAGTCTgcaaattattatgaattacaTTTACCGAGAGACTCTATTTGTGTAGTAGATAATTCccaaaaatttgaagaatttcttGATAACGGGTTGAAAGGTGTTTCTGTCGTCGGTATTGATTTAGAATGGAAACCTACTTTTG GTACAAAACAGACTGAATTAGCTTTAATACAAATAGCTACTCATAATAAAGTCTACATTTTAGATGTAACTACTATGGCAAATGAATCAAGGGGATTGTGGGCTGAATTGGCCTTGATTTTATTTGTAGATACGAATATATTAAAACTTg GATTTGGAATTGCCCAAGATATGGCAATGATACGCGATAGTCTCCCAGTTTTCTCAAATATGAAGACACATGGACCAGGATACATAGACATAGTACATTTGTGGCAAAAATTAGTTGATGAGTATAAGTTTGTATTTCCACATGAGTACGACACGCcgcttttaaaaaataatttaagcaAATTGGTGGAGCTTTGTTTTGgacaaaaactaaataaatctaatcaattttccaattgGGAACAGCGACCCTTAAGAGAGAGCCAAATCGTATATGccg CACTAGACGCATATTGCTTATTGGAAGTATACGAAGTCATGAAAACTCATTGTACGCGTCTAGACATACCGTTTACAAATATTTGCTTGGAAATACAGCACATTCCGCAGAAAACGCCAAAAACAAGTCAAAGTACAAAAAAGAGTACACATGAA ccACGTATACCTGCAAGTGAGCATCAGAATCTACAACAAAAGCATCATTCAACAAAACCAGAATTACatctaatgaaaattaataatccaaATAACATACATCAAGATTGGTCACAAATGTgtaaaaaaagaatacaaatccATATGTGGCGAGTCGTCTGTGATTTACAGTTAAGTGGATTAGCCAGCAAATTACGAATGTGTGGTTGTGATTGTATTCGTCTACCGATTATTAAAGCCGTAGACGTATCAAAACAACAAAACAGAGTACTTTTAACTAATAAGCATTACCTTAAG TTTTCGCAATATTTTATGCCTGGGCAATTTTATTTTGTGCGAAATGATTTCCCTAATAAACAGTTACGACAAGTATTGAATCACTTCGGTATTTCGGTTACGCAAAGGCATATTTTTTCACGATGTAAAGTTTGTAATTGCAATGAATTCGCAAAAGTTCCCAGATTTGAAATGGATCAAATTATTGAAAg ATATTATAGAGACAAGCCTGGAAGTTATcaaataaataagaagaatcATTTTGGTGCAagcaatttaaataataatacttataattatGAACAAATCGAAGATCGGCGATGGATCTTAAATCAGAATTCCATAAACGTGAAAGAATTCTCGACCAAATATCACGTAGAAATTAAGATTGACCAGTTACCCATAGAAGATCTCAAAAATGAGGAATGGTTGTACATATGTGAAAAGTGCGGGAAGGTGTACTGTCTTGGAAGTACTTTCGAAGATACGCTAAATCATTATCATGACTTACTCAAAGTCTAG
- the Nbr gene encoding exonuclease mut-7 homolog isoform X4, protein MAIEINKPTYRIVNYDAEDDDLKSFSQIDEATKEWLKNCEHIWKFWKKCDRIKTTLIEYFESAPNPYLSTLRIIVNISDFKQIKPKSSVAFTVIEEFTKWLEPRKSSYKYLLDVNLKIAAFRLVNKQRNMEFIQLVADTYDFLEHKEKFIDLIKNMIVKKQFKEAAQCVTMLKLQKHYQDIEVLLLPLILQNKLSIVEQFIADEPEIQKSLIQYLDNLITSDSNMNSQLNKIIEEYNIPDIKISTTEIKPMTKLIVRFVKLYNLPSEICQNVNKKRSTGALRFLIYKRYTDYSLSLESWREMALETVGNDTNLQQELIRMLINVRDAREGLYWTKMFKIPIQQWPSEILYEAKHMKSEVMIEGASTSKGEAYDWEVTDESANYYELHLPRDSICVVDNSQKFEEFLDNGLKGVSVVGIDLEWKPTFGTKQTELALIQIATHNKVYILDVTTMANESRGLWAELALILFVDTNILKLGFGIAQDMAMIRDSLPVFSNMKTHGPGYIDIVHLWQKLVDEYKFVFPHEYDTPLLKNNLSKLVELCFGQKLNKSNQFSNWEQRPLRESQIVYAALDAYCLLEVYEVMKTHCTRLDIPFTNICLEIQHIPQKTPKTSQSTKKSTHEPRIPASEHQNLQQKHHSTKPELHLMKINNPNNIHQDWSQMCKKRIQIHMWRVVCDLQLSGLASKLRMCGCDCIRLPIIKAVDVSKQQNRVLLTNKHYLKIVFAIFYAWAILFCAK, encoded by the exons ATggcaattgaaattaataaaccgACGTATCGCATAGTAAATTATGATGCCGAAGATGACGATTTAAAATCTTTTTCTCAAATAGATGAGGCTACAAAAGAATGGCTTAAGAATTGTGAACATATATGGAAGTTCT GGAAAAAGTGTGACAGAATAAAAACAACACTgatagaatattttgaaagtgcACCTAATCCGTATTTAAGTACTTTACGTATCATAGTAAACATCtcagattttaaacaaataaaaccaaaGTCATCTGTAGCATTTACAG TTATTGAGGAATTTACAAAATGGTTGGAACCACGAAAAAGTtcatataaatatcttttagatgtaaatttaaaaatagctGCATTTCGGTTAGTTAATAAACAAAGGAATATGGAATTCATTCAGTTAGTTGCAGATACATATGATTTTCTAGaacataaagaaaaattcattgattTAATTAAG aatATGATTGTAAAAAAGCAATTCAAAGAAGCAGCACAATGTGTAACTATGCTCAAATTACAAAAACATTATCAAGATATAGAGGTTTTGTTGTTGCcacttattttacaaaataagttGTCAATTGTCGAACAGTTTATTGCTGATGAGCCAGAAATACAAAAGTCTTTAATTCAATACTtggataatttaattacatcgGATAGCAATATGAATAGTCAGCTCAATAAAATAATCGA AGAATACAATATACCAGATATAAAGATATCAACAACAGAAATAAAACCAATGACTAAACTGATAGTACGTTTTGTCAAATTATATAATCTTCCATCGGAAATTTGTcagaatgtaaataaaaaacgaAGTACGGGTGCTCTACGCTTTCTCATATATAAACGTTACACGGATTATAGTCTAA GCCTTGAAAGTTGGAGAGAAATGGCACTAGAAACAGTTGGAAATGACACAAACTTACAACAAGAGCTGATTAGAATGCTAATTAATGTAAGAGATGCAAGAGAAGGGCTCTATTGGactaaaatgttcaaaataccTATACAACAGTGGCCATCAGAGATTTTGTATGAAGCTAAACACATGAAATCAGAAG TCATGATTGAAGGAGCTTCTACTAGTAAAGGAGAGGCGTACGACTGGGAAGTCACTGATGAGTCTgcaaattattatgaattacaTTTACCGAGAGACTCTATTTGTGTAGTAGATAATTCccaaaaatttgaagaatttcttGATAACGGGTTGAAAGGTGTTTCTGTCGTCGGTATTGATTTAGAATGGAAACCTACTTTTG GTACAAAACAGACTGAATTAGCTTTAATACAAATAGCTACTCATAATAAAGTCTACATTTTAGATGTAACTACTATGGCAAATGAATCAAGGGGATTGTGGGCTGAATTGGCCTTGATTTTATTTGTAGATACGAATATATTAAAACTTg GATTTGGAATTGCCCAAGATATGGCAATGATACGCGATAGTCTCCCAGTTTTCTCAAATATGAAGACACATGGACCAGGATACATAGACATAGTACATTTGTGGCAAAAATTAGTTGATGAGTATAAGTTTGTATTTCCACATGAGTACGACACGCcgcttttaaaaaataatttaagcaAATTGGTGGAGCTTTGTTTTGgacaaaaactaaataaatctaatcaattttccaattgGGAACAGCGACCCTTAAGAGAGAGCCAAATCGTATATGccg CACTAGACGCATATTGCTTATTGGAAGTATACGAAGTCATGAAAACTCATTGTACGCGTCTAGACATACCGTTTACAAATATTTGCTTGGAAATACAGCACATTCCGCAGAAAACGCCAAAAACAAGTCAAAGTACAAAAAAGAGTACACATGAA ccACGTATACCTGCAAGTGAGCATCAGAATCTACAACAAAAGCATCATTCAACAAAACCAGAATTACatctaatgaaaattaataatccaaATAACATACATCAAGATTGGTCACAAATGTgtaaaaaaagaatacaaatccATATGTGGCGAGTCGTCTGTGATTTACAGTTAAGTGGATTAGCCAGCAAATTACGAATGTGTGGTTGTGATTGTATTCGTCTACCGATTATTAAAGCCGTAGACGTATCAAAACAACAAAACAGAGTACTTTTAACTAATAAGCATTACCTTAAG ATAGTTTTCGCAATATTTTATGCCTGGGCAATTTTATTTTGTGCGAAATGA